One Papaver somniferum cultivar HN1 unplaced genomic scaffold, ASM357369v1 unplaced-scaffold_76, whole genome shotgun sequence genomic window carries:
- the LOC113344394 gene encoding basic 7S globulin-like isoform X2, which yields MASSSLSVIQFLVVFFFVSQLPSSSSLPDGIVFKLKRDTSTLQYMIKFSQGTPKADVKLALDLGGKLPWFDCHEGYNSSSARRVKCKSSLCSLANRENTTSTCSHNSHCSIHKLNPVTQSISEGAKGVAGLGRSSALSLVFQFAIRFRFPRTFAVDLLESNVYFGGGPYVHRNFYWDHDKSRVLEYTRFLINPMSIEEYFVDLKSIKVYGKTVPIDKKLLSINKGTGVGGTKIDIQTPFTTLQTSIYKAFIKIHTEWAKSMNISMVTPVAPFTACYNSSTLPPFNGNRQTPGVTFVFPKNEWGVAWRDLVEVNEATNCVGFVDGGLKPMTSIVIGARQIGFAEFDISRSRLGFLQPNFMT from the exons atggcttcttcttctttgtctgttattcagtttcttgttgttttcttctttgtttctcaatTACCATCCTCTTCTTCTCTACCTGATGGTATAGTCTTCAAACTCAAAAGAGATACATCAACTCTCCAGTATATGATTAAATTCAGCCAAGGAACTCCTAAAGCCGACGTAAAACTAGCTCTCGATCTCGGCGGAAAATTACCATGGTTTGATTGTCATGAAGGCTATAACTCGTCATCAGCTCGACGAGTCAAGTGCAAGTCATCCCTATGCTCACTAGCCAACAGAGAAAATACTACCAGTACATGTAGCCATAACAGTCACTGCAGCATTCACAAACTTAACCCGGTAACTCAGTCTATCAGCGAAG GTGCTAAAGGCGTGGCTGGTCTTGGACGTTCATCTGCTCTTTCTctggttttccagtttgcaaTCAGATTCCGGTTCCCACGCACATTTGCTGTGGACTTATTAGAATCAAATGTTTATTTCGGAGGCGGACCTTACGTTCATCGCAACTTCTACTGGGATCATGATAAATCTAGAGTTCTAGAGTACACCCGGTTCTTGATTAACCCAATGTCCATCGAAGAATATTTTGTTGATCTAAAATCGATCAAGGTATACGGCAAAACTGTACCAATAGACAAAAAGTTGCTCTCCATCAACAAGGGGACTGGAGTTGGAGGAACGAAAATCGACATTCAAACTCCTTTTACCACATTGCAGACATCAATCTACAAGGCATTTATCAAAATTCATACCGAATGGGCTAAAAGCATGAATATCTCTATGGTTACTCCGGTTGCGCCATTTACTGCCTGTTACAACTCGTCGACATTACCTCCATTTAACGGAAATCGTCAGACACCGGGTGTTACCTTCGTGTTTCCGAAGAATGAATGGGGAGTCGCATGGCGGGATCTGGTAGAAGTAAACGAAGCTACCAACTGTGTGggatttgttgatggtggtttaaaGCCAATGACTTCAATTGTTATCGGTGCACGTCAGATAGGTTTTGCAGAGTTCGATATTTCAAGATCAAGATTGGGATTCTTGCAACCAAATTTTATGACATAA
- the LOC113344394 gene encoding basic 7S globulin-like isoform X1 — MASSSLSVIQFLVVFFFVSQLPSSSSLPDGIVFKLKRDTSTLQYMIKFSQGTPKADVKLALDLGGKLPWFDCHEGYNSSSARRVKCKSSLCSLANRENTTSTCSHNSHCSIHKLNPVTQSISEGELISDLVTTISNPHNPLKNKKKPSDPESYDTPVISRRRLTFGCATTSNFFGGLAKGAKGVAGLGRSSALSLVFQFAIRFRFPRTFAVDLLESNVYFGGGPYVHRNFYWDHDKSRVLEYTRFLINPMSIEEYFVDLKSIKVYGKTVPIDKKLLSINKGTGVGGTKIDIQTPFTTLQTSIYKAFIKIHTEWAKSMNISMVTPVAPFTACYNSSTLPPFNGNRQTPGVTFVFPKNEWGVAWRDLVEVNEATNCVGFVDGGLKPMTSIVIGARQIGFAEFDISRSRLGFLQPNFMT, encoded by the coding sequence atggcttcttcttctttgtctgttattcagtttcttgttgttttcttctttgtttctcaatTACCATCCTCTTCTTCTCTACCTGATGGTATAGTCTTCAAACTCAAAAGAGATACATCAACTCTCCAGTATATGATTAAATTCAGCCAAGGAACTCCTAAAGCCGACGTAAAACTAGCTCTCGATCTCGGCGGAAAATTACCATGGTTTGATTGTCATGAAGGCTATAACTCGTCATCAGCTCGACGAGTCAAGTGCAAGTCATCCCTATGCTCACTAGCCAACAGAGAAAATACTACCAGTACATGTAGCCATAACAGTCACTGCAGCATTCACAAACTTAACCCGGTAACTCAGTCTATCAGCGAAGGTGAGCTCATTTCAGATCTTGTGACTACTATATCTAACCCTCATAATCCactaaagaataaaaagaaacctagtgACCCTGAAAGTTATGATACACCTGTTATTTCGCGCCGTCGCCTTACGTTCGGTTGTGCAACTACAAGTAATTTCTTTGGTGGACTTGCTAAAGGTGCTAAAGGCGTGGCTGGTCTTGGACGTTCATCTGCTCTTTCTctggttttccagtttgcaaTCAGATTCCGGTTCCCACGCACATTTGCTGTGGACTTATTAGAATCAAATGTTTATTTCGGAGGCGGACCTTACGTTCATCGCAACTTCTACTGGGATCATGATAAATCTAGAGTTCTAGAGTACACCCGGTTCTTGATTAACCCAATGTCCATCGAAGAATATTTTGTTGATCTAAAATCGATCAAGGTATACGGCAAAACTGTACCAATAGACAAAAAGTTGCTCTCCATCAACAAGGGGACTGGAGTTGGAGGAACGAAAATCGACATTCAAACTCCTTTTACCACATTGCAGACATCAATCTACAAGGCATTTATCAAAATTCATACCGAATGGGCTAAAAGCATGAATATCTCTATGGTTACTCCGGTTGCGCCATTTACTGCCTGTTACAACTCGTCGACATTACCTCCATTTAACGGAAATCGTCAGACACCGGGTGTTACCTTCGTGTTTCCGAAGAATGAATGGGGAGTCGCATGGCGGGATCTGGTAGAAGTAAACGAAGCTACCAACTGTGTGggatttgttgatggtggtttaaaGCCAATGACTTCAATTGTTATCGGTGCACGTCAGATAGGTTTTGCAGAGTTCGATATTTCAAGATCAAGATTGGGATTCTTGCAACCAAATTTTATGACATAA